One Pontibacillus yanchengensis DNA window includes the following coding sequences:
- a CDS encoding sulfite exporter TauE/SafE family protein, with the protein MYGTFSRVASWFSDPLLQLANGYNHIPLLAALFLGLVGAVAPCQITGNIGALSLYGNQSLQTKTSWRHIGLFIAGKMVVFSVLGALVWLFGQEIRGQLTLFLPIIRKLIGPSLVIAGLYLIGVIKIRKTLRLGSVFESFQNKPGIGSFFMGVSFSLAFCPTMFILFFVTLMPIVLSTSYGIVLPGIFAVGTSLPILFILFLIWYFDMSGILLKRSRMIGKIVQIITGFILIVIGVLDTLTYWL; encoded by the coding sequence GTGTATGGAACGTTTAGCAGGGTTGCTTCATGGTTTAGTGACCCTTTGTTACAGCTTGCTAATGGGTACAACCACATTCCACTTTTAGCTGCTCTCTTTCTGGGATTAGTAGGGGCTGTAGCTCCTTGCCAAATAACCGGAAACATCGGAGCTTTGTCACTCTATGGCAATCAGTCATTGCAAACAAAGACTTCATGGCGCCATATTGGCCTTTTCATAGCAGGGAAAATGGTTGTATTCTCTGTTTTAGGAGCTCTAGTATGGTTGTTTGGACAGGAAATAAGAGGTCAGTTAACCCTCTTTCTTCCTATTATACGAAAGCTTATCGGCCCCAGTCTTGTAATAGCTGGGTTGTATTTAATTGGTGTAATAAAGATTAGGAAAACACTAAGACTCGGAAGTGTTTTCGAATCCTTCCAAAACAAACCTGGTATTGGTAGCTTTTTTATGGGGGTAAGCTTTTCGTTAGCCTTTTGCCCTACTATGTTCATTTTGTTTTTTGTTACATTGATGCCTATTGTTCTTTCTACCTCCTACGGAATAGTATTGCCAGGAATATTTGCGGTGGGGACGTCGTTACCTATTTTATTTATTCTATTCCTGATTTGGTACTTTGACATGAGTGGTATATTACTTAAAAGAAGTCGTATGATAGGGAAGATTGTCCAAATCATTACTGGATTCATACTTATTGTAATTGGGGTTTTGGATACTCTTACATACTGGCTTTAA
- a CDS encoding cytochrome c biogenesis CcdA family protein, which yields MTDISIFLAFGAGLLSFLSPCCLPLYPAFLSYITGVSVDDLKQGNGLLQKRSLLHTLFFLLGFSTIFIALGFSTSFLGEFFLMNDEFIRQLGSIFIVFLGFVVIGVFKPKFMMRDTTLTFKHKPAGFVGSSFVGMGYAAGWTPCTGPILAAVLAMGVSNPNQAMMYMIAYVFGFAIPFFVMSFFIGRMKWVKRYNRLIIKIGGYSMIVMGIFLFFGWMTKLTSFLSNQFFGGFTGF from the coding sequence TTGACTGACATCTCGATTTTTTTAGCGTTTGGAGCTGGCCTTTTATCGTTTCTTTCACCGTGCTGTTTACCTTTGTACCCTGCATTCTTGTCATACATTACTGGTGTATCCGTTGATGACTTAAAGCAAGGTAATGGATTATTACAAAAACGGTCCTTACTCCACACACTGTTCTTTTTACTCGGTTTCTCCACCATTTTTATTGCACTTGGTTTTTCAACTTCTTTCTTAGGAGAATTTTTCCTTATGAATGATGAATTCATTCGACAATTAGGTAGTATTTTCATCGTATTCTTAGGATTTGTCGTAATTGGAGTATTTAAGCCTAAATTCATGATGAGAGATACGACGTTAACATTTAAACACAAACCAGCTGGATTTGTAGGTTCTAGTTTCGTAGGAATGGGGTATGCAGCAGGTTGGACTCCGTGTACTGGTCCCATTTTAGCTGCTGTTTTAGCTATGGGTGTGTCGAATCCAAATCAAGCTATGATGTATATGATTGCCTATGTATTTGGATTTGCAATTCCATTTTTTGTGATGTCTTTTTTTATCGGACGTATGAAATGGGTGAAAAGATATAATCGCTTAATTATTAAAATTGGCGGATACTCCATGATTGTAATGGGGATTTTTCTATTCTTTGGATGGATGACTAAACTAACATCATTCTTATCCAATCAATTTTTTGGTGGCTTTACCGGCTTCTAA
- a CDS encoding carbohydrate ABC transporter permease: MKSINAKHNIVAYSFLLPALVLLGLFLLIPAIMAIYYSFTDYYLLTPQDRTFVGFENFIEIFSDPTFLRSLQNIAIFVLCVIPVQVGAALGLALLINKQRRGNMFFKVAYFAPVVLSLVVISVLWLYLLNPSEGLINEVLMQIGFDPQPFLTSPDQAIYTIVFVSAWQGAGYQMLIFLAGLQNIPSDVYEASKIDGANKWQNFIHITLPLLKPTTILIMITTLIASFKLIIQPMVMTQGGPMNSTMTPVYYIYQSGFSDRLIGYASAMTVVFGLLIGLVTLIQSKVSKEDE; the protein is encoded by the coding sequence TTGAAAAGTATAAACGCTAAACATAATATAGTAGCCTATTCATTTCTGTTACCAGCATTAGTATTACTTGGACTATTTTTGCTTATACCAGCGATTATGGCTATTTATTATTCCTTTACTGACTACTACTTATTGACACCTCAGGATCGTACTTTTGTGGGTTTTGAGAATTTTATTGAAATCTTCTCAGACCCTACCTTTTTGAGAAGTTTACAGAACATCGCTATCTTTGTTTTATGTGTTATTCCTGTACAGGTAGGGGCAGCACTAGGACTAGCCTTATTAATTAATAAACAGCGTAGAGGGAATATGTTTTTTAAGGTGGCTTATTTCGCGCCTGTTGTATTATCTCTTGTTGTTATTTCTGTGCTTTGGCTATATTTATTAAATCCGTCCGAGGGATTAATCAATGAAGTCTTAATGCAAATAGGATTTGACCCTCAACCATTCCTAACGAGTCCGGACCAAGCCATTTATACGATCGTATTCGTATCAGCATGGCAGGGAGCAGGCTATCAAATGCTTATCTTCCTGGCGGGACTTCAGAATATTCCTTCTGATGTCTATGAAGCCAGTAAAATTGATGGAGCAAATAAGTGGCAAAACTTTATTCATATCACATTGCCATTGTTAAAGCCTACTACCATTTTAATTATGATTACGACCTTGATTGCCTCCTTTAAATTAATCATACAACCAATGGTTATGACGCAAGGTGGGCCAATGAACTCGACGATGACACCAGTCTATTATATCTATCAATCTGGTTTTTCAGATCGACTGATTGGTTATGCCAGTGCGATGACCGTTGTATTTGGACTATTGATTGGTCTTGTTACGCTTATCCAAAGTAAAGTTTCGAAGGAGGATGAGTAA
- the resA gene encoding thiol-disulfide oxidoreductase ResA, with protein sequence MKKTKGRLLLRTSILMLFVAGLIYAIYQSYSKDSDMITAGDKAPDFQLQTLDGNTIQLSDYRGQGVFLNFWATYCPPCKEEMPYMESQYQKFKDKGVTVLAVDLGEPKIPVKRFVDKYELTFPIPMDKNESVMDAYGVGPIPVTFLINKNGVVEDRITAGLTESDIRKYMKQIQPEDYQKGEALD encoded by the coding sequence ATGAAGAAAACAAAAGGAAGGCTTCTTTTAAGGACAAGTATTTTGATGCTTTTTGTAGCAGGTCTTATATATGCCATCTATCAAAGTTATTCCAAAGATTCAGATATGATTACAGCAGGTGACAAGGCACCTGATTTTCAACTGCAAACGTTAGATGGCAATACGATTCAATTAAGTGATTATAGGGGGCAAGGTGTTTTCTTGAATTTCTGGGCTACCTATTGTCCACCTTGTAAAGAAGAGATGCCTTATATGGAATCACAATATCAGAAATTTAAGGATAAAGGAGTTACCGTATTAGCAGTTGACCTCGGAGAACCGAAAATTCCTGTGAAGCGCTTTGTAGACAAGTATGAATTGACTTTTCCTATACCTATGGATAAGAATGAATCAGTGATGGATGCGTACGGGGTTGGTCCTATTCCTGTTACATTTCTGATAAATAAGAATGGGGTTGTAGAAGATCGAATTACGGCAGGATTAACCGAAAGTGATATAAGAAAATACATGAAACAAATACAGCCAGAGGATTATCAAAAGGGGGAGGCTCTTGACTGA
- a CDS encoding carbohydrate ABC transporter permease encodes MDKRLKKIIEYVLLILLACIFIFPLIWMIASSMKPESEVYSDMGGIQSMIPSLNPSDWFTTYQELFDRFNVLKYVFNSITYSIAVTAGSILINAMAGYAFAKFDFKGKKVLFGVLIALLIVPVETLIITQFTVAHDLGILNTRLAVILPMIANMFFIYLFRNFFMAVPDEIIESVKLDGANYWTIFWRIVLPMSKPAIATVGTLSFIASWNDYLWPLMVLTDSSKYPLQVAITNINSTPPVYTNQVMAILTISTIPLVIVYIIAQRYILQGLGGSGTGIK; translated from the coding sequence ATGGATAAACGATTGAAAAAGATAATTGAATACGTGTTATTAATCTTATTGGCATGTATCTTTATCTTTCCTCTAATATGGATGATCGCCTCTTCTATGAAACCAGAGTCGGAAGTCTATTCGGATATGGGTGGTATTCAGTCTATGATTCCATCTTTGAATCCGTCAGATTGGTTCACGACCTATCAAGAATTATTCGATCGATTTAATGTTCTGAAGTATGTGTTCAACAGTATAACTTATTCCATAGCTGTTACTGCAGGTTCCATCTTAATCAATGCAATGGCAGGGTATGCGTTTGCTAAGTTTGATTTTAAAGGCAAAAAAGTACTGTTTGGAGTGTTAATCGCACTATTGATTGTTCCCGTTGAAACGTTGATCATCACCCAATTTACAGTTGCCCATGACTTAGGGATATTAAATACACGACTTGCGGTAATTTTACCGATGATTGCCAACATGTTTTTTATCTACCTATTCAGGAATTTCTTTATGGCCGTGCCAGATGAAATCATCGAGTCGGTAAAGTTGGATGGAGCCAACTACTGGACTATATTTTGGAGAATCGTATTACCAATGTCTAAGCCTGCAATTGCCACAGTAGGAACACTATCGTTTATTGCAAGTTGGAATGATTACTTATGGCCATTAATGGTATTAACCGATTCGAGTAAGTACCCCCTTCAGGTAGCGATTACAAATATTAATTCTACGCCGCCTGTTTATACAAATCAGGTTATGGCCATTTTGACTATTTCTACGATTCCATTAGTCATCGTATATATCATCGCTCAACGGTATATCTTACAAGGACTTGGCGGATCTGGAACAGGAATCAAGTAA
- a CDS encoding SHOCT domain-containing protein, whose amino-acid sequence MMNGQGMMGGFFGMGVSWLLIIGIIIVVVALLMKFSSGNQQHSANHQDSLATLKQRLAKGEITEEEYDRLKKKIVE is encoded by the coding sequence ATGATGAATGGTCAAGGTATGATGGGTGGTTTTTTTGGAATGGGAGTATCTTGGTTACTTATTATAGGTATCATTATCGTAGTTGTTGCCCTTTTGATGAAATTTTCGTCTGGTAACCAACAACACTCTGCAAATCACCAAGATTCTCTCGCTACGTTAAAGCAACGCCTAGCTAAAGGTGAAATTACAGAGGAAGAATACGATCGATTAAAGAAAAAGATAGTTGAATAA
- a CDS encoding sensor histidine kinase yields MNKLSFKLGVLILICIMIVEGILFFFLYTNLANSRIEEVLDNLLARGNSHRDVLEKSFNESTLNHVALMESEADTIVMITDDDQNVIAQSEPMNDEIKQLITKPLSDISHRGVILNKEWKSSSFVASVSPIQINGDNRGYVYMFSQTTVIKSVINQLSNQFLLAGLIAILLTVLAIFILSHLITRPLVRMKRATEEIINGDSKVSLESKRKDELGQLANSIVILSDELERLKQDRKEFLASISHELRTPLTYIKGYANIASRDMISEAERQEYLGIIREETDHVTHLVKNLFDLAKMDQNQFVIQKENVNLCDMLKKVREKMLPILNDNELNLDITCPTNIIIYVDPDRFQQVILNLMDNAIKHSPKQSTIYIVGKVNMAKVAITVQDEGEGIPEEELPFIFERLYRVDKSRSREYGGSGLGLSIVKEIIEKHGGEVKVESVVGNGTKMTILLNEEDIVPYD; encoded by the coding sequence ATGAATAAACTATCCTTTAAATTAGGGGTTCTTATTTTAATATGTATTATGATTGTCGAGGGAATTCTGTTCTTTTTCCTATACACAAACTTAGCCAACAGTCGTATAGAAGAAGTTCTAGATAATTTGTTAGCCCGAGGTAATAGTCATCGAGATGTATTAGAGAAAAGCTTTAATGAATCCACATTAAATCATGTCGCATTGATGGAATCAGAAGCTGATACAATCGTGATGATTACAGACGACGATCAAAATGTCATTGCTCAGTCCGAGCCAATGAATGATGAGATTAAGCAACTGATTACGAAGCCACTCTCTGATATTTCTCATCGAGGGGTGATCCTGAATAAAGAGTGGAAGTCAAGTTCGTTTGTGGCTTCCGTTAGCCCTATTCAAATTAATGGGGATAATCGGGGATACGTGTATATGTTCTCCCAAACAACAGTTATTAAGAGCGTGATTAATCAACTATCCAATCAATTCCTGCTGGCTGGTCTTATAGCCATACTCTTAACAGTACTAGCTATCTTTATATTAAGTCATTTGATTACTAGGCCACTGGTTCGCATGAAACGAGCGACAGAAGAAATCATTAATGGAGACTCAAAAGTTTCATTGGAGTCAAAACGAAAAGATGAGCTGGGACAATTAGCAAATTCAATTGTCATTCTATCTGATGAACTGGAGCGGCTAAAGCAAGATCGCAAAGAATTTCTAGCTAGTATCTCTCATGAACTGCGCACACCACTCACATACATTAAGGGATATGCCAATATTGCTAGTCGAGACATGATTAGTGAAGCGGAACGGCAGGAGTACCTGGGCATCATTCGTGAAGAAACTGATCATGTAACACACCTAGTTAAAAACCTGTTTGACTTAGCTAAAATGGATCAAAATCAATTTGTTATACAAAAAGAGAATGTGAATTTATGTGACATGTTAAAAAAGGTAAGAGAAAAAATGCTTCCGATTCTAAATGATAATGAACTGAATCTAGATATTACGTGCCCAACTAATATTATCATTTATGTGGACCCTGACCGTTTTCAGCAAGTAATTCTTAACCTAATGGATAATGCCATCAAACATTCTCCTAAACAGTCCACCATCTATATTGTTGGGAAAGTGAACATGGCAAAGGTAGCTATTACAGTTCAGGATGAAGGAGAAGGGATTCCAGAAGAAGAGCTTCCTTTTATATTTGAACGATTGTATAGGGTGGATAAATCCAGATCAAGAGAATATGGAGGATCTGGATTAGGTTTGTCCATTGTAAAAGAAATCATTGAAAAGCATGGGGGAGAAGTGAAAGTAGAAAGTGTAGTAGGAAATGGAACGAAGATGACGATTCTATTAAACGAGGAGGATATAGTTCCGTATGATTAA
- a CDS encoding F510_1955 family glycosylhydrolase produces the protein MSNKGIIIAIMTGTLLLSACNQEQAGNDEYLKEFDGKLDHVHGLGYMGSDADLAFASHDGLKFYQDGEWYSTSQQNNDYMGFTSVDEGFYTSGHPGKDSNLPNPLGVQKSSDKGKTLEEVAFEGDFDFHVMGVGYNNHTMYVVNGHETNKLSMGIHKSTDNGEKWEKVEASGLQGEVMSLAVHPTNSERIAAASKVGIYLSEDGGSTFTRITKETNGTMVHFTNDFLYYGFFDSEAKLVKFNYQDNKKTQLTLPDLDQDAVAYFAQHPENAEEMVFLSFNNHAFQTKNGGDKWETIVEAGEVQE, from the coding sequence GTGTCTAACAAAGGAATAATAATAGCAATAATGACTGGTACTCTACTATTATCAGCATGCAATCAAGAGCAAGCTGGTAATGATGAGTACCTGAAGGAATTTGATGGGAAGCTTGATCATGTTCATGGCTTAGGATATATGGGAAGTGATGCTGATCTTGCTTTTGCTTCACATGATGGATTGAAATTTTACCAGGATGGAGAGTGGTATTCTACTTCTCAGCAAAACAATGACTACATGGGATTCACATCAGTAGATGAAGGGTTCTATACAAGTGGACACCCAGGGAAAGATTCTAACCTTCCCAATCCTCTAGGTGTACAGAAGAGTTCAGATAAAGGGAAAACACTCGAAGAAGTGGCATTCGAAGGAGATTTCGATTTTCACGTCATGGGTGTAGGCTATAACAACCACACGATGTATGTAGTAAATGGTCATGAAACCAACAAGCTTTCTATGGGCATACATAAGAGTACAGACAATGGAGAGAAATGGGAAAAGGTAGAGGCTTCAGGCCTTCAAGGAGAAGTCATGTCTCTTGCTGTTCATCCTACAAACAGTGAGCGTATAGCTGCTGCATCCAAAGTCGGTATCTACCTTTCTGAAGATGGAGGTTCTACGTTTACTAGAATAACAAAAGAAACGAATGGGACGATGGTTCACTTTACTAATGATTTTCTATACTATGGATTCTTCGATAGTGAGGCTAAGCTTGTAAAATTTAATTATCAGGACAATAAGAAGACTCAATTAACCTTACCAGACTTAGACCAGGATGCAGTAGCTTATTTCGCTCAACATCCTGAAAACGCTGAGGAAATGGTGTTTCTTTCTTTTAATAATCATGCATTCCAAACAAAGAATGGCGGAGATAAGTGGGAAACGATTGTAGAAGCAGGAGAAGTACAAGAGTAG
- a CDS encoding glycoside hydrolase family 32 protein produces MNMTTNHAQAYRPYLHFAPNENWMNDPNGLVYFEEEYHLFFQYHPYSSVWGPMHWGHAVSKDLIHWEELDIALHPDEHGMIFSGSAVVDRENTTGFFPDKPGLVAIFTHHLDGEEGENPVETQSLAYSHDYGRTWKKYDGNPVLTSTTKVDFRDPKVFWHKETSKWIMVLATGQTITIYSSSNLLEWQYESEFGEGIGCHDGVWECPDLFPLSVQNSDENKWVMLVSTGDTPEIGIGSKTQYFVGHFDGSTFVPEPASVNWLDFGKDNYAGVSFSDIPNEDGRRIYVGWMSNWLYANEVPTDGWRSQMTVPRTLSLQKKEGVYQLIQEPVQELDAYFTKKQDIDEQIDQTCSYDIHESYIDVNVTIDGGETKEYGLNIHHTPEQFTTILFNRNNNSVKVDRTNSGKTEFSKHFPVEQGLELEDSEQVQLSILIDSSSIELFLQEGEYALTSLVYPDQACERLSFFTKDRMIKVNGTIHTPV; encoded by the coding sequence ATGAATATGACAACTAATCATGCACAAGCATATAGGCCATACTTACACTTTGCACCGAATGAAAATTGGATGAATGACCCAAATGGACTCGTTTATTTCGAAGAAGAGTATCACCTATTTTTCCAGTATCATCCTTACAGTAGCGTGTGGGGCCCAATGCATTGGGGTCATGCAGTCAGTAAAGATTTAATCCATTGGGAAGAACTCGATATCGCTCTACATCCAGATGAACATGGGATGATATTCTCAGGTAGTGCGGTCGTAGATAGGGAGAATACGACAGGATTTTTCCCGGATAAACCAGGGCTTGTAGCAATCTTCACTCATCATTTAGACGGAGAAGAAGGAGAAAATCCTGTCGAAACCCAAAGTCTTGCTTACAGTCATGATTATGGTCGGACTTGGAAAAAATATGATGGAAACCCTGTCCTTACTTCAACAACAAAAGTGGATTTTAGAGATCCAAAAGTGTTCTGGCATAAGGAAACATCTAAGTGGATAATGGTTTTGGCAACAGGCCAAACAATTACGATATATTCTTCATCTAATCTACTAGAATGGCAGTATGAAAGTGAATTTGGTGAGGGAATCGGCTGCCATGATGGGGTTTGGGAATGTCCTGATTTATTTCCATTATCTGTTCAAAATAGTGATGAGAACAAGTGGGTGATGCTTGTCAGTACAGGAGATACACCGGAGATTGGAATCGGTTCCAAGACCCAATACTTTGTTGGTCATTTTGATGGATCCACATTTGTTCCTGAACCTGCCTCTGTCAATTGGTTGGACTTTGGAAAAGATAACTACGCGGGCGTAAGCTTCTCGGATATTCCAAACGAAGATGGTCGACGTATCTATGTAGGGTGGATGAGCAATTGGTTATACGCAAATGAAGTACCGACTGATGGTTGGAGAAGTCAGATGACGGTTCCAAGAACGCTTTCTCTTCAGAAAAAAGAGGGGGTATATCAACTGATTCAAGAGCCAGTCCAGGAGCTGGATGCCTATTTTACAAAAAAGCAAGACATTGATGAACAAATTGACCAAACTTGCTCTTATGATATACATGAATCCTATATAGATGTGAATGTAACTATAGATGGTGGTGAGACTAAAGAATATGGTTTAAATATTCATCATACCCCCGAACAATTCACAACCATTCTATTTAATAGAAACAATAATTCGGTGAAGGTAGATCGTACGAACTCCGGTAAAACAGAATTCTCCAAGCATTTTCCGGTTGAACAAGGCTTGGAACTAGAGGATAGTGAACAGGTTCAACTAAGTATATTGATTGATTCTTCTTCTATTGAACTATTTCTACAAGAAGGGGAATACGCATTAACAAGTTTAGTTTACCCAGACCAAGCTTGCGAACGTTTATCTTTCTTTACAAAAGACAGAATGATTAAAGTAAACGGTACTATTCATACCCCAGTGTGA
- a CDS encoding ABC transporter substrate-binding protein, which produces MKKFSVLLICAVIAMVMTACNGESENASSESKNEVSVWFHTSKETAEAKAMQDIVDQFNEENENGYTAKMEFIPRSGSGGGYEDKINAALTTDSLPDVLTLDGPNTAAYAKSGIIAPVGDYISNKDDLLPSIIEQGTYNDKLYAVGYSESSVGIFYNKQMLKDAGVDLSTLPTVEDPWTWKEFKELAATLTEEYDVPAVEMGLDTKSEWLMYAFTPFLWSQGGNIVNDEKTKATGTFNSDKSVQAMNFVQDLVAEGYTTKTPVEKGFQTGKYPLKLTGSWTIAEMANSYPDVEYGVMPYPTSPDTNELVSPSGAWQYAMAASTEKKEAAGAFIDFMTKPENLKKISLENSVLPASKSIIDEVKQEVSPQMQVLIEQNAKSGHARPVLPEYPQVSRVFQQTILDLTYPDKNDDIQKLLDQKAKEIDKALE; this is translated from the coding sequence ATGAAAAAATTCTCGGTTTTGTTAATTTGTGCAGTAATAGCTATGGTTATGACCGCTTGTAATGGGGAAAGTGAAAACGCATCTAGTGAAAGTAAAAATGAAGTATCTGTTTGGTTCCATACATCTAAAGAAACAGCAGAAGCAAAAGCTATGCAAGACATAGTGGATCAGTTTAATGAAGAAAATGAGAATGGTTACACAGCAAAAATGGAGTTTATACCTAGAAGCGGAAGCGGTGGAGGATATGAAGATAAAATTAACGCTGCACTGACGACCGACTCGTTACCAGATGTTTTAACATTGGATGGTCCTAATACCGCTGCTTATGCGAAGTCAGGAATCATTGCTCCGGTTGGCGATTATATCAGCAATAAAGATGATTTATTACCAAGCATTATTGAGCAAGGTACTTATAATGACAAGTTATATGCAGTAGGTTATTCAGAATCGTCCGTTGGTATTTTCTATAACAAACAAATGCTAAAGGATGCAGGAGTAGATCTATCCACACTACCAACAGTTGAGGATCCTTGGACGTGGAAAGAATTTAAAGAATTGGCTGCTACGTTAACGGAAGAATATGATGTACCAGCTGTGGAAATGGGATTAGATACTAAAAGTGAATGGTTAATGTATGCATTTACCCCTTTCCTATGGTCACAAGGTGGAAACATTGTAAACGACGAGAAAACAAAGGCAACAGGAACATTTAATAGCGATAAGAGTGTGCAGGCTATGAACTTTGTACAAGACTTAGTTGCAGAAGGCTATACAACGAAAACACCTGTTGAAAAAGGATTCCAGACAGGGAAGTATCCGTTAAAACTAACTGGTTCTTGGACAATTGCGGAAATGGCGAACAGCTATCCTGATGTAGAATATGGTGTCATGCCTTATCCAACATCTCCTGATACGAATGAACTTGTTTCTCCTTCTGGAGCATGGCAATATGCTATGGCTGCCTCTACCGAGAAAAAAGAAGCAGCTGGAGCCTTTATTGATTTCATGACAAAACCAGAAAATCTTAAGAAAATTTCTTTAGAGAATAGTGTCTTACCAGCTTCTAAGTCCATTATCGATGAAGTGAAACAAGAAGTATCTCCTCAGATGCAAGTATTAATTGAACAAAATGCTAAATCTGGTCACGCTAGACCGGTGTTACCTGAATATCCACAGGTGAGTAGAGTGTTCCAGCAAACCATTTTAGATTTGACTTATCCTGATAAAAACGACGATATACAAAAATTACTAGATCAAAAGGCTAAGGAAATCGATAAGGCTTTAGAGTAA
- a CDS encoding response regulator transcription factor — protein MINILLVDDEQRMLDLLELYLSPHGYRCTKIKTGQEAIRKVEEHSFDLVLLDIMMPQFDGWKVCKEIKLISDVPIIMVTARDQKTDIVKGLKIGADDYVTKPFDEDELLARVQALLRRTSKEELVHVHGLIWDGDKHKLSYHDKPIPVTPKEFAMIGHLMKHPERVFSREQLIDIVWGFHSDTEGRTIDSHVRNIREKVRQTGFPIDDYFKTVWGVGYKWVKDE, from the coding sequence ATGATTAACATATTGTTAGTAGATGATGAACAACGCATGTTGGATTTACTTGAACTCTACCTCTCACCACATGGGTATCGATGTACCAAAATAAAAACAGGTCAAGAAGCCATACGCAAGGTAGAAGAACACTCCTTTGACCTGGTCCTACTGGATATTATGATGCCTCAATTCGATGGCTGGAAGGTTTGTAAGGAAATAAAACTCATATCTGATGTTCCCATTATTATGGTAACAGCAAGAGATCAAAAGACAGATATTGTAAAAGGGTTGAAAATTGGGGCTGATGACTACGTAACCAAGCCATTTGATGAAGATGAATTATTGGCTCGTGTACAGGCATTATTGAGAAGGACTTCAAAGGAAGAGTTGGTCCATGTTCATGGTTTAATATGGGATGGAGATAAACATAAATTAAGTTATCACGACAAACCAATTCCAGTGACTCCAAAAGAGTTTGCAATGATTGGTCATTTGATGAAGCATCCAGAGCGTGTATTCAGTCGGGAGCAACTCATTGACATCGTTTGGGGCTTTCATTCTGATACAGAGGGTCGAACCATTGACTCTCATGTACGGAATATTCGGGAAAAAGTAAGACAGACTGGTTTCCCTATTGATGACTATTTTAAAACAGTCTGGGGTGTTGGGTACAAGTGGGTAAAGGATGAATAA